From Salminus brasiliensis chromosome 21, fSalBra1.hap2, whole genome shotgun sequence, a single genomic window includes:
- the LOC140542675 gene encoding trypsin-3: MKKCVEYALLLVFSTIHGSLQQRIIGGQEVEPYSIKYQASLQYNNNHYCGGTLINAQWVVSAAHCWKPNYLIKVVLAEHDLSKKEGVEQVFNVSRALVYYLYNYRTFDNDIMLLKLERPADLNAYVQPAVLPSSDTPPLRGGMACTVSGWGVTQVYSYYLSPVLRAVDVQIIPNCQYYYYFRITDNMVCAGSLLGGKDSCQGDSGGPLVCDGNFEGIVSWGIGCANPYFPGVYTKVRNYIRWINWIISDNTTD, encoded by the exons ATGAAGAAATGTGTGGAATATGCACTGCTTCTGGTCTTCTCCACCATTCATG GTTCGCTGCAGCAGAGAATCATCGGAGGGCAGGAGGTTGAGCCCTATTCTATAAAGTACCAGGCCTCCTTACAGTACAACAACAACCACTACTGTGGAGGAACGCTCATAAATGCACAGTGGGTGGTGTCTGCTGCCCACTGTTGGAAGCC GAACTATTTGATCAAAGTCGTGCTGGCTGAGCACGACCTGTCCAAGAAAGAGGGCGTCGAGCAGGTGTTCAACGTCTCCAGAGCCCTGGTCTACTATCTTTACAACTACAGGACGTTTGATAACGACATCATGCTCCTAAAA CTCGAACGGCCAGCCGACCTGAACGCCTACGTCCAGCCTGCCGTGCTGCCCAGCTCGGACACCCCACCACTGCGTGGGGGCATGGCGTGCACAGTGAGCGGCTGGGGAGTCACGCAGGTGTACAGCTATTACCTGTCCCCCGTGCTTCGCGCTGTGGACGTACAGATCATCCCCAACTGCCAGTACTATTACTACTTCAGAATCACGGACAACATGGTGTGTGCCGGATCTCTGCTGGGAGGAAAAGACTCCTGCCAG GGTGACTCCGGGGGTCCCCTTGTGTGCGACGGCAATTTTGAAGGTATTGTCTCATGGGGTATCGGCTGTGCCAACCCCTACTTCCCTGGTGTCTACACCAAGGTCCGCAACTACATCCGCTGGATCAACTGGATCATCAGCGACAACACCACCGACTAA
- the camk2n1 gene encoding calcium/calmodulin-dependent protein kinase II inhibitor 2-like — MSEVLPYNEEKMSRYGDDGDEDQHLSFTCRLQDTNNFFSGNQNKRPPKLGQIGRSKRVEEDNDAEAMEKTTDKSSSSA; from the exons ATGTCGGAGGTGCTGCCGTACAACGAGGAGAAAATGAGTCGTTATGGCGACGACGGCGACGAGGATCAGCACCTTTCCTTCACCTGCCGCCTCCAGGACACCAACAACTTCTTCAGCGGCAACCAGAACAAGCGACCGCCCAAGCTCGGCCAGATCGGGAGAAGCAAAAGAG TGGAGGAAGACAACGACGCCGAAGCGATGGAGAAGACCACAGACAAGTCGTCCTCGTCGGCGTGA
- the LOC140543191 gene encoding trypsin-3, producing MLASISGMACLLLWTLVLLKIFAADCQDFVQTRIVGGYAPSPNSVKYIVSLQTSKGQHFCGGSLVHKYWVLTAAHCNMGVDQMMIVAGDYALGLYEGTEQYFKPHSLRPHPLYNKSTNNADIMLIKLRAPIDLNRYVSLAPLPRQNTGVLPGRLCQVSGWGSTSHSGGEIPPTLHAVKLPIVSTAKCNSSESFNGNITSNMICAGYSTGGKDACKGDSGGPLVCDGRVYGLVSWGNGCGDARFPGVYTAVSRFRRWIDRTIYSSFARCYKH from the exons ATGTTAGCCTCCATCTCCGGCATGGCCTGCTTACTGCTTTGGACCTTGGTGCTTCTGAAGATTTTCGCAGCTGACT GTCAGGATTTTGTTCAAACCCGTATAGTTGGAGGCTACGCTCCTTCACCAAACTCAGTTAAATACATCGTATCTCTGCAAACTTCCAAGGGCCAGCATTTCTGCGGTGGGTCTCTGGTGCATAAGTACTGGGTGCTCACCGCTGCACACTGTAATATGGG GGTGGATCAGATGATGATAGTGGCTGGAGACTACGCTCTCGGTTTGTACGAAGGGACGGAGCAGTATTTCAAACCGCACTCCCTCAGACCTCACCCGCTGTACAACAAGAGCACCAATAATGCAGACATCATGCTCATTAAG CTTCGGGCTCCAATAGATCTGAACAGGTATGTCTCCCTGGCTCCTCTACCCAGACAGAACACTGGTGTGCTGCCCGGCCGGTTGTGCCAGGTGTCAGGCTGGGGCTCCACCAGCCACAGTGGTGGGGAGATACCCCCTACACTCCACGCGGTCAAACTGCCCATTGTCTCCACAGCCAAGTGTAACAGCAGTGAGTCCTTCAATGGAAACATCACCTCCAACATGATCTGTGCAGGCTACAGCACCGGAGGCAAGGACGCATGCAAG GGCGATTCTGGGGGGCCGCTGGTGTGTGACGGGCGGGTCTACGGCCTGGTTTCCTGGGGAAATGGCTGCGGGGACGCCAGGTTTCCTGGAGTGTACACGGCTGTGTCCAGGTTCCGCAGGTGGATAGACCGGACCATCTACAGTTCCTTCGCACGATGCTACAAACACTAA